The window TGGAGTATTTTCCCTCGGCAAGCACAAAGCAGCCCTCGCAAAAGAAGCCGGCATGGAAGCGAGCGCCACTAAGATCCAGCTGGACACAGCCCGTTGGATCTTCCACATAGAACTTTCCCTCCTTCAGCTGCGTGAGCAGGCCTAGCACTACCGCTTCTTTCATGGCCGAGGTGGCCAGCAGATTCTCGGCGAATTGCAGTTTGAATTTCTTGGCCTGAGCCTCGGCGCCCACACCATCCTGGATCACAGCCGGAGCAAACAGGTCGTGCCGCAGGGTCTTTTGCAATAGCATGGCATATCGCTGCTGCATGTAGTCGGATTTCATCCGAGGAGCAGTTAATAGTTGGCGTGGCTGGGTATCCAGTTCGAACTTCTTCACCCGGTTGTTGTACCGGTATCGTGGGACTGTGAAGGCGTCAATTAGGGCGAATACCGTCTCTCCCTCGTCCAGGCCCACACGGTTGAGTTCGTTGATGGCCTTCTCCAAAGCTGCGCGCTCCACATGAGGGgtcgccagcttttggccctGAAGATTCTCTGTTATCACCGTCAGCCATTTGTCTCGCTCAGCGGCATCGAAAGGAAGCAGCTGCTCGGCCAGGTAGGTGCTGTTCTCCGAGCGAATCAGGAATCCGCATAGCTTAAAGTTGTTTGTTATGCGTTTTCTAAGCGGCAGCAATTCCGCATCCATTGTTTTTCACGAAATTCCCGCCTAAATTCAAGGTAGTGTGACCAAAACACACATTTAAATGAGAGTGCCAGACTTTTTATTGCAGCGTAGCCAGACTTCCTCGATTCAGCAGTGCTATCACTAACAATTATCGATAAcgaattcaaatttaaactttgatttaaaaaaagttaaaaactgtttaagctttaaattaattataatcaGCATACACTCACTTTCCTAATCCAAGTTTGTCTTGTTTTTCCTTTTgacattaaatttttgttctttttttcatCAATTCCCAATGCCTTCTGAAGATTGCGAGCGCTACAAGGACTTCCTGCCCTTCATTGGCGAGTTCGGAGCCTTCCAAAAATGGCTACTAGTCTGCATGATGCCTTCAGCTTTCCTTTACTCATTTACCTACTTTGGCCAAATTTTTATGATCATTGTACCCAAGGATTACTGGTGTCGCATCCGGGACCTGGAAACAAGTCCGAAGGACCAGCAACTGGCACTGGCGATTCCAAAGCTAAAAACCGGAGACTTCGACAAGTGTTCCATGTACGATTTAAAATCGGGTTGGGATGACAAAAATATTACTCATGCCAATGAGACCTGGCCAAAGGTGCCCTGCAGCAATGGTTGGACCTATGACAAGGATCAGCTCCATTATTCCACCATTGCCACGGAGAATAATTGGGTGTGCGATGATCTGGTTCTGGGAACTTTTACCATGACCGCCTTTTTCGTGGGTTCCATGATCGGATGCCTAGTTCTGGGCTTTGTCGCCGATCATTGTGGCCGTTTATGGGCCTTTCTTCTGGCCAATACATGTTCTCTGGTGGGTGGCTGCTGCACTGCCCTTTGCAAGGACTTCTACTCCTTTACTGCTGCCAGGTTTGTGGTTGGAATGGCCATGAATAACTGCTTCATTCCCATCTATATACTGAGTGAGTTGGCCctgtaattaatcaaagaatAATAACCATTTTCCCATCCAGCTCTTGAGAATGTGGGCGTCAAGTATCGCACTTTGGTGGGCAACTTGTCCTTGGCTCTAGCCTTTACTTTGGGCGGAACTCTTCTGCCTTGGGTGGCATATTGGAGTAATGATTGGCGGCTGTTTGCCCTGGTCATATCACTGCCCGTTACATTTCTGATAGTAATGGGCATCATCCTTCCCGAATCCCCCTCGTAAATCTTTCCTTAAATATCTATTCATAACTTTAATTCATAGTTCATaacttataattttattttaggtGGCTCCTTTCCGTGGGAAAAATTGACAAAGGAGTTAAAGTGTTACGAAAAGCTGCTAGAATCAATAACAAGACAGTATCCGAGGAAGACTGGTCCGAACTAAGACGATGCTATACTCTGCAATATATCAACCAGCAATCTGAAAAAACCATAAGCTGTGTGGATCTCTTCAAGCGCTTCCGGCGGTGCTGTGTCATGATGGTTCTCATTACTTTTTGGATGATCATTGCTTTGGTGTACGATGTCCATGTGCGTGCTGTGTTTTTGATGGGCACCGATACCTTTCTCACTTTTTCGCTCTCCACCCTGACTGAGTTTCCGGCCGGAATCGTACCTATGTTCCTTGTGGATCGTGTTGGCCGGAAACCCGTGGCCATGTCGGTAATGATACTCTGTGCGTTGTGCAGTCTCTTGGCCGCTGTCCTCCCTGGAAAATGGGATGCTGCGATAGCTGCCATTTTTGGTAGACTCTTTATCGCAATTGGCTTTAATGTCGGCCAACAATGGGCCACGGAGATCATACCAACGGTTGTCCGTGGCCAGGGAATAGCTGTTATAAATGTTATGGGATGTGCGGGGGCTCTGCTGGGTCCTTATGTCATCTATACGGAACAATTCTATCACGCTTTTCCCATGATCGCCAACACATTCCTTTCCATAGTTGCGGCGGGTTTGCTTATTCTTCTGCCAGAGACTAACAACGAAGTCCTTCCTCAATCCCTGGAAGAGGCGGAGCAACGGTGGACACTGTGTTGTTGTTGACAAAGGGTAAAGGATATAAGATTCTCCCCGATATCCAATTCCTAGAGGGGTTGGTCACCTTCCGGTCCAGGTGATCGGAATCCTTGAAAAAGGTCAAGAGGTGGCATTAAATATCTAAGCTCTGTTTTTTCTACAAATACTGTAGACTTCTTTCTtacataaaataatatttggaaaacAATATTGTAggtaatattattaaaaaaaaggggggaaagGTTCAAACGTCAAATAGATTTAAAATTGACGTTAAAGGCttgtttttagttattttatttgtttttttaaacattaattTAGCATTTATGATGCCGACCGGAGACTGAAGTTGGAAAACATACCTTGAAGAACTGGGAGCTTTCCAGAAGAAGATTAAACCATCCACCACATCCCAGAGCCAGGTTACAGATTTCTTGTAAGGGATCAGATGGGGCATGCAATGTACTTACATTTTTTGTCAACAAGTTTTCTAAATTGCTGGCATTGGAAAATTATTTCGCATTCAGTAgtatttataaatttcatagtatttttttcatatatcTTAATTATAAGTTTTCAATTCATTCCTACAGCCGCGATCATGAACAGCATCTCGTGTGTGCAGTATAAAAACTACCAGCCCATCATCGGGGAATTTGGAATCTACCAAATACTACTTGCTGCTGCCATGATACCCCCAGCCATCCTATTTTCCTTCTCCATCATGGGTGATACGTTCTTGCTCATCCTGCCTGTAGATTATTGGTGTTACATTCCCGAACTGGCGACACGGAGCAAAGAGGAACAACTGGCTCTGGCTATTCCCAAGCTTAAAAATGGAATGTTCGACAAATGTCGAATGTACCAGGTGGAAACTAACTGGGCTGACATAAACGTCTCAAAGGCGGATGAATCCTGGCCAAAGATTCCCTGCAATAACGGGTGGAAGTATGATTTGGATCAGCTACCTTTTGTCACCATTCCCATGAACTATAACTGGGTTTGTGATCAAGAAATCTTCCGCGTATACCTTGTGATTGCTTGGTTCGTGGGCTCCATCGTAGGGTGCCTTTTCTGTGGCTACTTATGTGACCATTGGGGCCGGGATCTAACCTTCTTTCTGTCGAATTGGTGTGTTTTCGTGGGAGGCTTCTGGACTTCCATGTGCAACAATTtttactgttttttttttgccagatTTATGGCCGGATTCGGTGTCCACTTTGCTTTTTTATCCATCTTCATTTTAGGTGCGTTGTTCGTAACTGATTTAATAACCATATGCAGATCAatcaaaatgtttttttcCACTCAGCTCTAGAGAATGTTGGAATGAAGCATCGCACTAAGGTGGGAAACTTGGCACTAGCTTTAGCACTTCCTGTGGGTGGAGGTATTATTCCTTGGATTGTCTTATGGTGCGATCATTGGAAATTTTTTAACCAGGTAATCACCCTGACCTTTACGATTCCAATGTTGTTAAGCAGTTTTATCCTTGAGTCCGCCACGTAAGCATATTATAGAATATTATTAACTTTATAAATCGAATATTATTTAAAGCCCATTTCACATTTTAGATGGCTTCTTGCGAAGGGAAAGATTGATAAAGGCATGAAAGTCCTTAAACAAGTTgcaaaaattaataagaagTCCATTTCCGACGACGTTTGGTcgaatataaacaattgttATACAAATATTTCTGTTGAACAGCCATCGAAAAAGAACTATAGGTTTTATAGGTGGCTGCACTGTGCCGAAAGTTCTCGCCGGATTGGAGTCATAATCATTATCATGTCGTATCAGTTTATTCTTTCTATGACCCAAGAAGGTCTTCGTCAAATTGCTTTCTTATTAAGGGTCAATCATTTTATAATCTTTTCGATTTCCGAGCTGATTGAAGTGCCAGCGGGAGTAGTTCCTTTGTTGCTGCTGGATCGAGTTGGTCGAAAGCCATTGTCAATTTGGCTAGTGTTTATAtgctcatttttttgtttatgcgGCATTCCAGCCCCAGAAGTAGCTTACGAAATTATTGCTCTTTGCGGAATGTTCTTCATAGCTGCGGCCAATAAAGTGGCGAAACAATGGATCGTTGAGCTGTTACCAACGGTAATACGAGGGGAGGGAATGGCACTCGCTAGTGTGATGGAAGTTGTCGGATCTGTGCTGTCTCCAATCGTCATAATTACTGAAATCTGGTATAGGACTCTGCCCGTAGTTATACTCGCATTAATGTCTCTCATTGGAGggattataatattttatctcCCTGAAACTATGGATGAAGGCTTGTCAGCCTCGCTGGAAGAGTCAGATCCGCGCTGGTCCCGTAACCAACAGATGCTATAAGGAGCTAAATTAATAGCCACATTACAGTATcatttaaattcgaaaaaattaaCACTTTAAATTGCGCGCTTCGATTTATGTCGTTGCagtatttttttatcttctcATATGAAATGACTTGGTATTTAATCGTCGTACGCAGTGGGCCACACTGTATATCAACTATCTGGCAACACTTGTCAGCACGTGTAAAATAAATTCTTCTGTTTATTCCCCGCAAAATGGATGTTGTTAAAGAAGTTTTAGCCAAACACCAAAAAGAATTGGACAAATATAAGCCGATCACAGTTGACAAGCATCTGGAATGTCGCCTGGACGTGGGAACCTTGCTAATCACAGACCCCAACGACTTCGATGACCGGGAACTGCGGTATACTTCGATTCGCAACTGAATTTAGTTACAAAAACGAGTTTAAATGTGGTTCTTTAATTTAAGGGATAACAAGGAGGAGTACCTGACAGCCTTAACCCGGGAAAACACGCAGCTGCTGGTGAATGCGATTTGGGAGCTGCCTACGGAGCGGGTGGATGAGAGCATCGTGGCCAAGCTTCCGGAACCAACCACAGTACTACCCCGGCTCCGGAAGGTGCCTGGTCCCCGCCCTCTTACCAAGTGGGAGAAGTTTGCTAAAGAAAAGGGCATTaccaagaaaaagaaggagaaGAAAACCTACGATGAGACCATGGATGTGAGTATAATCtgttctcccaaatatgtgcTTACTCTAATCTGTCGAATCTACAGAAATGGGTGCCCACCTATGGTTTCAAACGTGCAGAGGCTGAAAAGGCAAAGGATTGGGTGCTGGAAGTGCCCCAGAACGTGGATCCAAACACGGATATGTTCCAGAAAAAGATTGATCTGCGCAATGAAAAGGTGGCCAAAAACGAAATTCAGCGCATGAAAAACATTGTGCGAGCCAAGAAGATTGATATGCCGCGCAGTGGCTACCTGGGACCTGAGGCTGCCTCTTCCAGTCAACTACTCACAGCCGTGACTGTGGCCAAATCGTCAACAGCCTCTGTGGGCAAATTCCAAAACAAACTGCCCAAGGAGAAGGAGGCACGCGGATTGGGTGTGAAGGAATTGATACCAGGTGGCAAGCGTAAGCAATCACACATCTCACAGCAACCGGAAAAGGAGGCCAATCTGGACCTTATTAAGAGcgtgttaaataaaaaaccaaaactggATGTGGAAAAGGCGATATCGCTACAGAAACGTGACGATCGCTTGGCGTAAGTTCTTTTCAAACACCTGTTTCAAATGTAATAAtacttaataataatttttttaacagACGCGAAGCGGAAGGTGCCGATCAACCTGCGAAAAAGGGCAAACCCAAGGGCAAGGGCAGTCGCAAGGCTGTGGGCaagaagcccaagggtaatcGTGGCCAGAGGGCACCCGGCAAGAAGGCGCAAGCTGGACGCAAACGTCGTTAGAAGAAAATGCTTTAGGATtcttttataaacaaaaaaaacaaaccacaCTTATGCTTAATAAATCTTAGACATACAACAATACAAAGACTAAGTTCAATAATAACGCAAATTAACAGGGGCGGTGTGGCGATGTAGGTACTCATACACAAAACTACGGAAAACACGGTTAAAATTACGAATGGACGGCCAGTGAAGATTGGCGGCATTGTCGCGAGGCGTGTGCCAAACATCTGGAAAAGGAGTGGACACCAAGTGCAGGACAGGAAcatctaaacaaaaaaagaatatgAAAATGTtcttaaacttaaataaaagcaaactTACTGTCTTCCAAGAAGGGACGATGGTCGTCATCGACTAAGCCACCACTTATCTGATTCAAAAACATATTATTATTTCCCTCCAGTTTTCCGGCGGCACGCAGATTCATCTCAATCTGCACCAGGCTGGAGTGAAGTCCATGGGTATTCATATAGAAACTGGAGAACTTTGGATTACGGGCACCGATAAGATCCAACAACACGAGCACTTCCTGTTTCACACAagttttaaaaagttttttatatatttatttataattagtAACTTACTATACGATCAATATTACGAGGAGCCTGTTTTCCGGCTACTTGGGCGCCACTTCTGGTTCTGGCCAGTTTGGATGCCAGGTGCTTTGATCCGTAAACCGAATCCGTTTCGGTCCAGTCTTTGAAAGCCTCCTCTCCGTCAAAGAAGATAAgctaaaaattacaaaagttGGTATGAAAAAAATGAGTTGCTAATCTCAGTTGttaattacaaaattaatCTGTTTAAATAATGGCACTTGGCAGTAGCGTTCTAAAACCTGACGttttaattggaaatttttataatttaattgcattttaaaaagattttttgcTTCAAAGTAGGGCAACTACGTTATTTGTATGTTTTAGATGCTGTATTTGTTGGTTaatcatttaaaaaagttttctaAATATGTTGACTAAGTGGGTAAGCATATTTATCGCATTTTTAAAGCCTCACTCCCCCAACAGTATAAACACAAAACAAGTTATTGTTAAATTGGGTCTGGGAAGAacaaagtaaaaacaaaacccCCTCTTAGTCAAGTTTCTTCGTCACTTGGGAACTAAAATAAAGCTATTTTCAAGGCAAAGTTTTCAAGGTAGACTTACCATCAGTCCCAAATCGTTGCGATTCTGAAACTGTTTCTGCAAATACCCGCTCAGGGTTTTGGCCGTGTTCAGTAAAATGGCACATGGCACAGCCGAATCCGTGGCTCCCACAAATCCGGGATCATTCGGGAAGTACTTACTGTCGTAGT of the Drosophila ananassae strain 14024-0371.13 chromosome 2R, ASM1763931v2, whole genome shotgun sequence genome contains:
- the LOC26514123 gene encoding carcinine transporter isoform X1, whose protein sequence is MGHAMYLHFLSTSFLNCWHWKIISHSVVFINFIVFFSYILIISFQFIPTAAIMNSISCVQYKNYQPIIGEFGIYQILLAAAMIPPAILFSFSIMGDTFLLILPVDYWCYIPELATRSKEEQLALAIPKLKNGMFDKCRMYQVETNWADINVSKADESWPKIPCNNGWKYDLDQLPFVTIPMNYNWVCDQEIFRVYLVIAWFVGSIVGCLFCGYLCDHWGRDLTFFLSNWCVFVGGFWTSMCNNFYCFFFARFMAGFGVHFAFLSIFILALENVGMKHRTKVGNLALALALPVGGGIIPWIVLWCDHWKFFNQVITLTFTIPMLLSSFILESATWLLAKGKIDKGMKVLKQVAKINKKSISDDVWSNINNCYTNISVEQPSKKNYRFYRWLHCAESSRRIGVIIIIMSYQFILSMTQEGLRQIAFLLRVNHFIIFSISELIEVPAGVVPLLLLDRVGRKPLSIWLVFICSFFCLCGIPAPEVAYEIIALCGMFFIAAANKVAKQWIVELLPTVIRGEGMALASVMEVVGSVLSPIVIITEIWYRTLPVVILALMSLIGGIIIFYLPETMDEGLSASLEESDPRWSRNQQML
- the LOC26514123 gene encoding organic cation/carnitine transporter 4 isoform X3: MAGFGVHFAFLSIFILALENVGMKHRTKVGNLALALALPVGGGIIPWIVLWCDHWKFFNQVITLTFTIPMLLSSFILESATWLLAKGKIDKGMKVLKQVAKINKKSISDDVWSNINNCYTNISVEQPSKKNYRFYRWLHCAESSRRIGVIIIIMSYQFILSMTQEGLRQIAFLLRVNHFIIFSISELIEVPAGVVPLLLLDRVGRKPLSIWLVFICSFFCLCGIPAPEVAYEIIALCGMFFIAAANKVAKQWIVELLPTVIRGEGMALASVMEVVGSVLSPIVIITEIWYRTLPVVILALMSLIGGIIIFYLPETMDEGLSASLEESDPRWSRNQQML
- the LOC26514123 gene encoding carcinine transporter isoform X2, whose protein sequence is MNSISCVQYKNYQPIIGEFGIYQILLAAAMIPPAILFSFSIMGDTFLLILPVDYWCYIPELATRSKEEQLALAIPKLKNGMFDKCRMYQVETNWADINVSKADESWPKIPCNNGWKYDLDQLPFVTIPMNYNWVCDQEIFRVYLVIAWFVGSIVGCLFCGYLCDHWGRDLTFFLSNWCVFVGGFWTSMCNNFYCFFFARFMAGFGVHFAFLSIFILALENVGMKHRTKVGNLALALALPVGGGIIPWIVLWCDHWKFFNQVITLTFTIPMLLSSFILESATWLLAKGKIDKGMKVLKQVAKINKKSISDDVWSNINNCYTNISVEQPSKKNYRFYRWLHCAESSRRIGVIIIIMSYQFILSMTQEGLRQIAFLLRVNHFIIFSISELIEVPAGVVPLLLLDRVGRKPLSIWLVFICSFFCLCGIPAPEVAYEIIALCGMFFIAAANKVAKQWIVELLPTVIRGEGMALASVMEVVGSVLSPIVIITEIWYRTLPVVILALMSLIGGIIIFYLPETMDEGLSASLEESDPRWSRNQQML
- the LOC6506635 gene encoding carcinine transporter; the encoded protein is MPSEDCERYKDFLPFIGEFGAFQKWLLVCMMPSAFLYSFTYFGQIFMIIVPKDYWCRIRDLETSPKDQQLALAIPKLKTGDFDKCSMYDLKSGWDDKNITHANETWPKVPCSNGWTYDKDQLHYSTIATENNWVCDDLVLGTFTMTAFFVGSMIGCLVLGFVADHCGRLWAFLLANTCSLVGGCCTALCKDFYSFTAARFVVGMAMNNCFIPIYILTLENVGVKYRTLVGNLSLALAFTLGGTLLPWVAYWSNDWRLFALVISLPVTFLIVMGIILPESPSWLLSVGKIDKGVKVLRKAARINNKTVSEEDWSELRRCYTLQYINQQSEKTISCVDLFKRFRRCCVMMVLITFWMIIALVYDVHVRAVFLMGTDTFLTFSLSTLTEFPAGIVPMFLVDRVGRKPVAMSVMILCALCSLLAAVLPGKWDAAIAAIFGRLFIAIGFNVGQQWATEIIPTVVRGQGIAVINVMGCAGALLGPYVIYTEQFYHAFPMIANTFLSIVAAGLLILLPETNNEVLPQSLEEAEQRWTLCCC
- the LOC6506637 gene encoding ribosome biogenesis regulatory protein homolog → MDVVKEVLAKHQKELDKYKPITVDKHLECRLDVGTLLITDPNDFDDRELRDNKEEYLTALTRENTQLLVNAIWELPTERVDESIVAKLPEPTTVLPRLRKVPGPRPLTKWEKFAKEKGITKKKKEKKTYDETMDKWVPTYGFKRAEAEKAKDWVLEVPQNVDPNTDMFQKKIDLRNEKVAKNEIQRMKNIVRAKKIDMPRSGYLGPEAASSSQLLTAVTVAKSSTASVGKFQNKLPKEKEARGLGVKELIPGGKRKQSHISQQPEKEANLDLIKSVLNKKPKLDVEKAISLQKRDDRLAREAEGADQPAKKGKPKGKGSRKAVGKKPKGNRGQRAPGKKAQAGRKRR
- the LOC6493308 gene encoding glutaminyl-peptide cyclotransferase, with product MENGSVILIRRWPAMLCWLLLCLVPLTNQQQARAGNVGTTQWSDDETHFNRTLDSILVPRVVGSRGHQQVRDYLVQSLNGLGFQTEVDKFKQRVPVLGELTFSNVVGTINPQAQNFLALACHYDSKYFPNDPGFVGATDSAVPCAILLNTAKTLSGYLQKQFQNRNDLGLMLIFFDGEEAFKDWTETDSVYGSKHLASKLARTRSGAQVAGKQAPRNIDRIEVLVLLDLIGARNPKFSSFYMNTHGLHSSLVQIEMNLRAAGKLEGNNNMFLNQISGGLVDDDHRPFLEDNVPVLHLVSTPFPDVWHTPRDNAANLHWPSIRNFNRVFRSFVYEYLHRHTAPVNLRYY